A genome region from Ottowia testudinis includes the following:
- the lexA gene encoding transcriptional repressor LexA yields the protein MIDSPKLTARQQQVLQLVQHAIARTGAPPTRAEIAAELGFKSANAAEEHLQALARKGVIELVSGTSRGIRLKGAGRQGMRGEAMSLSLPGMAQLALPLVGRVAAGSPILAQEHVDQTYHLEPSLFAQRPDYLLRVRGMSMRDAGIMDGDLLAVQATRDARNGQIVVARLGDDVTVKRFHRHKNQIELHAENPDYPTIVVQPGEPFEIEGLAVGLIRNSMLM from the coding sequence ATGATCGACAGCCCAAAGCTCACTGCTCGCCAACAGCAGGTACTTCAATTGGTGCAGCACGCCATTGCCCGCACGGGCGCGCCGCCCACGCGGGCCGAGATTGCAGCTGAGCTGGGGTTCAAGTCGGCCAATGCGGCCGAGGAACATCTGCAGGCCTTGGCGCGTAAGGGCGTGATCGAGTTGGTGAGTGGTACGTCCCGTGGCATCCGGCTGAAAGGTGCGGGGCGGCAGGGCATGCGTGGTGAAGCCATGAGCCTTTCGTTGCCGGGCATGGCACAGCTGGCGTTGCCCTTGGTGGGCCGAGTGGCGGCCGGCTCGCCCATCCTGGCGCAGGAGCACGTGGACCAGACCTATCACCTGGAGCCCAGCTTGTTTGCTCAACGGCCCGATTACCTGTTGCGGGTGCGCGGCATGTCGATGCGCGATGCAGGCATCATGGACGGTGATTTGCTGGCCGTGCAGGCGACGCGAGATGCTCGCAATGGTCAGATCGTGGTGGCTCGTCTGGGCGATGACGTGACGGTCAAGCGTTTTCATCGACACAAGAACCAAATCGAGCTGCATGCCGAAAACCCGGATTACCCCACCATCGTGGTGCAGCCGGGCGAGCCGTTTGAGATTGAGGGTTTGGCCGTCGGGCTGATCCGCAACAGCATGCTGATGTAG
- a CDS encoding tRNA threonylcarbamoyladenosine dehydratase, translated as MAGQARSDVERRFGGLARLYGVQGAARIRDAHVAVVGIGGVGSWAAEALARSGVGRLTLIDLDHVAESNVNRQIHALTDTLGQAKVQAMRERIAQIHPGCEVHAVEEFVEAANWPQLLPEPVDAVIDACDQMAAKVTLAAWARGSGTRFITVGAAGGKRYAERVEIADIADVTHDPLIAQLRYRLRRHHGAATGGQHIGIAAIFSRENVRLPEACDTESAVDGSLNCHGYGSSVAVTATFGMCAAGWLVDQLANTGVKNRAII; from the coding sequence ATGGCGGGGCAGGCGCGAAGCGATGTCGAGCGCCGCTTCGGCGGACTGGCGCGCCTTTATGGCGTGCAGGGCGCCGCCCGCATCCGCGACGCCCACGTCGCCGTCGTCGGGATCGGGGGTGTCGGCTCGTGGGCGGCCGAGGCGCTCGCGCGCAGCGGCGTCGGGCGCCTGACGCTGATCGATTTGGATCACGTGGCCGAATCCAACGTCAATCGGCAGATTCACGCGCTCACCGACACCCTGGGCCAGGCCAAGGTACAGGCCATGCGCGAGCGCATCGCGCAAATCCATCCCGGCTGCGAGGTGCATGCGGTCGAGGAATTCGTCGAAGCCGCCAACTGGCCACAACTGCTGCCGGAGCCGGTGGACGCCGTCATCGACGCGTGCGACCAGATGGCCGCCAAAGTAACGTTGGCCGCGTGGGCGCGGGGCAGCGGCACCCGCTTCATCACCGTCGGCGCCGCGGGTGGAAAGCGTTATGCTGAACGGGTGGAAATCGCCGACATCGCGGATGTCACGCACGATCCGCTGATCGCACAGCTGCGTTACCGCCTGCGTCGCCACCATGGGGCGGCAACTGGTGGCCAACACATCGGCATCGCCGCCATCTTCAGCCGCGAAAACGTGCGCTTGCCCGAGGCCTGCGACACCGAGAGCGCGGTGGACGGATCATTGAACTGCCACGGCTATGGCTCCAGCGTGGCTGTGACGGCTACATTCGGGATGTGCGCTGCGGGATGGCTGGTCGATCAACTGGCAAACACGGGCGTCAAAAATCGCGCTATAATTTGA